In one Solanum dulcamara chromosome 1, daSolDulc1.2, whole genome shotgun sequence genomic region, the following are encoded:
- the LOC129900071 gene encoding uncharacterized protein LOC129900071, with translation MELEKGVHRWIVDISEWNPSPHYFSFAMSFLPQHEHSSITRFFKMEDQKRALVSRLLQYALIHQVLGIPYNEIVIRRTAEGKPYLECDKLNLEFPNFNFNASHHGNFVAIASEPICLVGLDVVSQTVPEKESVEDFIQSFSSYFSRLEWFNIINAGSSHQILSEFYRYWSVKEAFVKAIGDGIGYKLDIIEFHHKNWENIVVKVDGKELKDWRFWLLELGKDHVASIARGHPMYATSSYKTTLNRTQFNDKEYSLGLHLPNASFIFRKVEDLLPSNETGSVPPCISQNCAMLKD, from the exons ATGGAACTGGAGAAGGGTGTCCATAGATGGATAGTTGACATTTCTGAATGGAACCCATCTCCCCATTACTTCTCTTTTGCTATGTCCTTTCTTCCCCAACATGAACACTCCTCCATTACCAG GTTCTTTAAAATGGAAGATCAAAAACGGGCCCTTGTGAGCAGATTGTTGCAGTATGCACTGATACATCAAGTCTTGGGGATCCCATATAATGAAATTGTCATCAGGCGCACTGCTGAGGGGAAACCATACCTG GAATGTGACAAACTGAACTTGGAGTTCCCAAATTTTAACTTCAATGCATCACATCACGGTAATTTTGTGGCTATTGCTTCTGAACCAATATGCCTTGTGGGATTGGATGTTGTTTCTCAAACCGTTCCTGAGAAAGAATCAGTGGAAGATTTCATTCAGAGCTTCTCATCATACTTCTCAAGACTGGAATGGTTTAACATAATCAATGCTGGCTCTTCTCATCAGATTTTGAGTGAGTTCTATAG ATATTGGAGTGTGAAGGAAGCATTTGTCAAAGCTATTGGTGATGGCATTGGCTACAAATTGGACATCATCGAATTTCATCACAAAAACTGGGAAAACATAGTTGTCAAGGTTGATGGAAAAGAACTAAAAGATTGGAGATTTTGGCTTCTTGAATTGGGGAAAGATCACGTG GCATCAATTGCTAGGGGTCACCCTATGTATGCCACTAGCAGTTACAAGACAACGTTGAATCGGACACAGTTCAATGACAAGGAATACAGTTTAGGACTTCATCTTCCAAATGCAAGCTTCATTTTTCGGAAGGTAGAAGACCTGTTGCCCTCCAATGAAACAGGTAGTGTACCACCATGTATATCGCAAAATTGTGCCATGTTGAAGGATTAA